TTTGGCACCTCTTCCCACCGCTGAGGATATGTGGGAAACGGGTCCCCCATCACGGCGGGACAGTTGCACACGCCGGAGACGCCGACGTTGGCGTCGCCCGTCGTCTTCTCGTAGACCGTCCAGCGCTCGACGCGGCGACCGTCGGCCTCCACCTCGATCACCTGAGGGATTCGAGAACCCCATTTGGCCGCGGACATCCGCCGGGTAAAAGCGTCGCGGTCCAGGGCGACGTGCGAATCCGCGCTGATCAGTCCAAACTTGATCTCCATCGTCTTCCTCGCTGCGGGCGTTCTCGGGTGTCTCAGTCTAGGATGACGGAGCGGAACGCGTCAAACGCATGTGGTCGGTCTGTCACTCCGTTGCGGTAGCGCTTTCGTTGTCGGGGAAAGTGTGGTAGTCTGGACAGTGAACGTAACCATGCTGTTTCCGGTCGGCATTGTGCACCTACAGACACCGGGCCCGGAGCTGGGTGACCCTTGGCTCCCCCTCCGTTTCGCGGAGCCGATTGACGCATTGACGCCGCATCGTGCAGGCGGCAGACGTCACGCCCGACAGGACCACGCCGAGGAAACGTTCCGCGTCCTCATCGTCGACGACGAGGCCGCCCTCAGAAGCGCGGTCGCCGGCTTCCTCCGGGACGAGGGTTTCGTCGTCGACACCGCGACGAATGGATCGCAGGCGCTCGATCGAGTCCAACGCCACCGGCCGGCGCTGATCCTCCTCGACATTGGCATGCCCGTCATGGATGGCTGGGACTTCGTGCGGCACCTCCGGGAGCGGGGGATCGACATTCCGCTCGTCGTCATGACGGCCGCGGCGAACGCACGACAGTGGGCCATCGAGCTGGGGGCCACGGCGTACGTCACCAAGCCAATCAGTCTGCCCCTCCTCGTCAATCGCCTCGACGATATTCTCGGAAAGACGACCTGAGTCGTTCAGTCCACGCCATTGCGGAGTGAGCCGCGCCCAAGCCGATCCCCGTCTCTACCCGCCGCAGCCCACGTGCGCCGAATGCGGATCCAAGGACCATCGCCAATGGCAAGCGGTGAGCGGCCGTGGGCGGATCAACGGGTACGGTGTCATGTACGCATCCCGCGTCAAACCGCTGCAGGCGGATCAGCCATTCCGAGCACCGCGTTTGGTCGGCTGGGGACGTGCGCAGCGCTATGAGAGCCCGTAGA
The sequence above is a segment of the Chloroflexota bacterium genome. Coding sequences within it:
- a CDS encoding response regulator, with product MVVWTVNVTMLFPVGIVHLQTPGPELGDPWLPLRFAEPIDALTPHRAGGRRHARQDHAEETFRVLIVDDEAALRSAVAGFLRDEGFVVDTATNGSQALDRVQRHRPALILLDIGMPVMDGWDFVRHLRERGIDIPLVVMTAAANARQWAIELGATAYVTKPISLPLLVNRLDDILGKTT